The genomic DNA TGGAAACTGGGATAACTCACCCGACAGAAGAAAACAATGATTCGCTTATGTTTGGTACAAACGTATTGTTTATTAGGTACGTACTGTCGGGCGTAAATTAAATTAGCTACTTAGCGTGTCTTCAAATACACCTAGCTCACGGCCAAGCCAGATCGCACGTACTGTATGGTCTAATGTTTCTTCACCACCAGTTACTGGGTGAATCAGCACCGACATATCACCGCGCTCTTGCTCAAGCCATTCCACGATGCCTGACTCTTTGTTGGCAAAATGAATCTCAAACATCGGCATTTTATGTGGGCCAACCAAACGTTGTACTAAAGGAAAAACCTCTAATACATCTTTACGCTCAGATAGAATCTTTTGACGAAGTGTTTCTGCTTGCTCCGCAAATCGCAGAGGGAAATAAACATGACCGTGGTACATGGCACAATCCTTTAGAATTATGATGACGCGATTTTATACCTAAATAGCCTGCAATAGCTAAATCTAAATATGATAAGTCAGCCAAAATCAGTACTTACGATTTTAACGATGTATCACAGTTCTAGGATGTCTTTTGCACAAAAGAAAAGCGCCATACATAACCTTATGCATGGCGCTCATTGAAGTAGCAACTTGAGGGTAAGCCTCAAACCTACCTACGTTAGATCTTTTTACTGTATGGGTTTAGTGCACATTTCAGTCTCTTTAATACGACCAATGCGGTCACACGCCCCCAACTAAACAACACTCTTTGATGTAAACGGAAAATAGTGTCGTAAAGGTTCCGCACAAATCGACCACGCAAAAGTACTCTGTCATTCATCAGCGCGCCGACCGCATAGTCATGACCAACCGCTACCAACATACCTCCATCATGGAAAACAAAGGGTTGTAATGCCTTACCTTTCGCTAAACGCTTGAACTGCTGAGCCAAGTGACCCGCGGCTTGATTAGCAGCTTGAGCTCTTGGCGGAACAAAAGAACCATCCGGTTGTGGACACTCTGCACTGTCGCCAATCACAAAGATATCGTTGTCATTGGTTGTTCTTAGTGTCTGATCTACAACTAGTTGATTGATTCGATTTGTCTCTAAACCATCTAATTCACTTAGCCAATCTGCACATTTAATACCAGCAGCCCATACTTGCAGATCTGCTGAAATAATCTCATCTTCTGAAGTGACTAATTTCGCCTCTTCAGCTCTTTGAATGCGAGTCCCAGTCCTAACGTTAATGCCTTGTTTTACCAAAGCTTCATGAACTCGTTTCGACATGCATTCAGGCCCAGCAGGCAACACACGATCAGCCGCTTCAATTAAAGTGATCTCAAGACTGCCTTCCTGACGATAGCGCTGTAGCTTGGCACTCACTTTTGCTAGCTCTGCC from Vibrio chagasii includes the following:
- a CDS encoding DOPA 4,5-dioxygenase family protein, producing the protein MYHGHVYFPLRFAEQAETLRQKILSERKDVLEVFPLVQRLVGPHKMPMFEIHFANKESGIVEWLEQERGDMSVLIHPVTGGEETLDHTVRAIWLGRELGVFEDTLSS
- a CDS encoding NAD(P)/FAD-dependent oxidoreductase; the protein is MLKQKEKIVVVGGGAAGLELVTRLGRDKRYDVTLVEPSSHHYWKPRLHEIAAGTFDEELDAVSYFQHASCNGYTYVQASMSGLERANKVIKLNHFSGTMQELEYDYLVIAVGAISNDFKTEGVSEHCLFLDSALQAQKAWQEINPLLRASSQRKISIVGAGATGVELAAELAKVSAKLQRYRQEGSLEITLIEAADRVLPAGPECMSKRVHEALVKQGINVRTGTRIQRAEEAKLVTSEDEIISADLQVWAAGIKCADWLSELDGLETNRINQLVVDQTLRTTNDNDIFVIGDSAECPQPDGSFVPPRAQAANQAAGHLAQQFKRLAKGKALQPFVFHDGGMLVAVGHDYAVGALMNDRVLLRGRFVRNLYDTIFRLHQRVLFSWGRVTALVVLKRLKCALNPYSKKI